One genomic window of Actinoplanes lobatus includes the following:
- a CDS encoding OmpL47-type beta-barrel domain-containing protein: protein MRPLRAAVAGLVAAGLLLAAPAAPARAADSHTFTNTVNPILADGSYYSADPAPLVADGQLYLYTGHDEAGPAVNDFVMNEWGAFRTSDVAGGEWTHFPSLMRPEQVFAWATPGRAYAGQVVQGPDGRYYWYVPVSERDSTADNTFAIGVAVSDTPTGPWTDHVGGPLISQRTPAANTIENIDPTILVEGQRVFVYWGTFGQLRMLEFQADMKTPVGTQRTITGLTGFFEASWLFKRGDTYYLAYAGNNAGPCTPAHYHACIAYATATSPIGPWTYRGTILPPVSSTTSHPGIVEFNGQWYLAYHTADAVGGGHFRRSVAIDRVEWDDTQSPPRIRPVVPTPPKQVNRTPRANIAQAATVTVSNEPVPTQYWGKALNDEIVRGNPLPPDMWGTWTGSNPPQQWIQYTWDQPMRITGSQIDFWNDQPPGTGVGVAAPARWKIQYWNGQWTDVPGASGYPTGTQGFQDTTFDPVTTTQVRAVFDASTNGSTYSAVAVEEWKILAAQPATVTPPPITVEVGENELPSSVPVTFGSETLRIPVYWDPITADQPGTLSVSGSVLGYAAGRVTAQVTVISPGDTEGDRTPPSVVLTASGSAGAAGWFRSSVRVRASAADDRGGRMRIVTTVDEGAPQTAEPARSAEVTVTGDGRHTVTATATDRAGNTSSPASRTVDIDATNPVSSAAVADRTVTVTATDATSGVDRVEYALGTGPWTVYTGPVGAPDAARHTVSYRAVDRAGNLETARTVVLPADLSAPLNGNVGPIAAATAAYTAGWNSLTALNDDSDPASPSQAQIWGTWSGTRPASQWIEYAWSRPVRLTGAEIKFWRDVDQGTGNGVAEPSSWKLQHWDGSAWQDVTGATGHGTSTTAFNRVTFDPVVTARLRAVISADGDGSTYSAVAVTEWRAFAEERPLTVTAQPRCIAGKVYLAVAARNDHTAALDIEVVTAYGKRVFAAVAPGASVYQSFPARVVSVPDGAVTVNGTVTTYPAQSCGG, encoded by the coding sequence ATGAGACCGCTCCGGGCAGCGGTCGCAGGACTGGTCGCGGCCGGGCTGCTGCTCGCAGCACCCGCCGCACCGGCCCGGGCGGCCGACTCACACACCTTCACCAACACCGTCAATCCGATCCTCGCCGACGGCTCCTACTACTCCGCCGACCCGGCGCCCCTCGTCGCCGACGGGCAGCTGTACCTCTACACCGGCCACGACGAGGCCGGGCCGGCGGTCAACGACTTCGTCATGAACGAGTGGGGCGCGTTCCGCACCTCCGATGTCGCCGGTGGCGAGTGGACGCACTTCCCCTCGCTGATGCGCCCCGAGCAGGTCTTCGCCTGGGCCACCCCGGGCCGCGCCTACGCCGGGCAGGTCGTGCAGGGCCCGGACGGCCGCTACTACTGGTACGTCCCGGTCAGCGAACGCGACTCGACGGCCGACAACACCTTCGCCATCGGTGTGGCCGTCTCCGACACACCCACCGGACCGTGGACCGACCACGTCGGCGGGCCGCTGATCTCGCAGCGCACCCCGGCCGCCAACACCATCGAGAACATCGACCCGACGATCCTGGTAGAGGGGCAGCGGGTCTTCGTCTACTGGGGCACATTCGGCCAACTGCGGATGCTGGAGTTCCAGGCCGACATGAAAACGCCGGTCGGCACCCAGCGGACGATCACCGGGCTGACCGGGTTCTTCGAGGCGTCCTGGCTGTTCAAACGCGGCGACACCTACTACCTGGCCTACGCGGGCAACAACGCCGGGCCTTGTACTCCGGCGCACTATCACGCCTGCATCGCCTACGCGACCGCCACCTCACCGATCGGCCCGTGGACCTACCGCGGGACCATCCTCCCGCCTGTCTCGTCAACGACCAGCCACCCGGGAATCGTCGAGTTCAACGGTCAGTGGTACCTGGCCTACCACACCGCCGACGCCGTCGGAGGCGGTCATTTCCGCAGGTCAGTGGCGATCGACCGGGTCGAGTGGGACGACACCCAGTCACCGCCGCGGATCAGGCCGGTCGTGCCGACTCCGCCGAAACAGGTGAACCGCACGCCGCGCGCCAACATCGCCCAGGCAGCCACGGTGACCGTCTCGAACGAGCCGGTGCCGACCCAGTACTGGGGGAAGGCGCTCAACGACGAGATCGTCCGCGGTAACCCGCTGCCACCGGACATGTGGGGCACCTGGACCGGCAGCAACCCTCCTCAACAGTGGATCCAGTACACCTGGGACCAGCCGATGCGGATCACCGGTTCGCAGATCGACTTCTGGAACGACCAGCCGCCGGGCACCGGCGTCGGTGTCGCCGCACCGGCCCGCTGGAAGATCCAGTACTGGAACGGGCAGTGGACCGACGTGCCCGGCGCCAGCGGCTATCCGACCGGCACCCAGGGGTTCCAGGACACGACGTTCGACCCGGTCACCACCACCCAGGTGCGGGCCGTGTTCGACGCGTCCACCAACGGCAGCACCTACTCGGCCGTCGCCGTCGAGGAGTGGAAGATCCTCGCGGCGCAGCCGGCCACGGTCACCCCGCCGCCGATCACCGTCGAGGTCGGCGAGAACGAGCTGCCCAGCTCCGTTCCGGTCACGTTCGGATCGGAGACGCTCCGGATCCCGGTCTACTGGGACCCGATCACCGCTGATCAGCCGGGCACACTCAGCGTCAGCGGCAGCGTCCTCGGCTATGCGGCCGGGCGCGTCACCGCCCAGGTCACCGTGATCTCGCCGGGCGACACCGAAGGAGATCGAACGCCACCGTCCGTCGTGCTCACCGCGAGCGGTTCGGCGGGCGCCGCCGGGTGGTTCCGCTCCTCCGTCCGGGTACGGGCGAGCGCCGCCGACGACCGCGGCGGCCGCATGCGGATCGTCACCACGGTCGACGAAGGCGCACCGCAGACCGCCGAACCGGCCCGCTCCGCCGAGGTGACGGTCACCGGCGACGGCCGCCACACGGTCACCGCGACCGCCACCGACCGGGCCGGGAACACGAGTTCTCCGGCCTCCCGCACGGTCGACATCGACGCCACCAACCCGGTCAGCAGCGCCGCGGTGGCCGACCGGACGGTGACCGTCACCGCCACCGACGCCACCTCCGGGGTGGACCGTGTCGAATACGCCCTCGGCACCGGCCCGTGGACCGTCTACACCGGGCCGGTCGGCGCACCCGACGCGGCCAGGCACACGGTGTCGTACCGGGCCGTCGACAGGGCCGGAAACCTGGAGACCGCGCGAACCGTGGTCCTCCCGGCCGACCTGTCCGCACCGCTCAACGGCAACGTCGGCCCGATCGCGGCCGCGACCGCCGCCTACACGGCCGGATGGAACAGTCTCACCGCCCTCAACGACGACTCCGACCCGGCGTCGCCGTCCCAGGCCCAGATCTGGGGCACCTGGTCCGGCACCCGGCCGGCATCGCAGTGGATCGAGTACGCCTGGTCCCGGCCGGTACGGCTCACCGGCGCCGAGATCAAGTTCTGGCGGGACGTCGACCAGGGCACCGGAAACGGCGTCGCCGAACCCTCGTCCTGGAAGCTCCAGCACTGGGACGGCAGCGCCTGGCAGGACGTCACCGGGGCCACCGGTCACGGCACCAGCACGACCGCGTTCAACCGGGTCACCTTCGATCCGGTGGTCACCGCCCGGCTGCGGGCCGTGATCAGCGCCGACGGCGACGGCAGCACGTACTCGGCGGTGGCCGTCACCGAGTGGCGGGCGTTCGCCGAGGAGCGGCCACTCACCGTCACCGCCCAGCCGCGCTGCATCGCCGGGAAGGTCTATCTGGCGGTCGCGGCGCGCAACGACCACACGGCGGCACTCGACATCGAGGTCGTCACCGCGTACGGGAAACGGGTTTTCGCCGCGGTCGCACCCGGCGCGAGCGTCTATCAGAGCTTCCCCGCGCGTGTCGTCTCGGTGCCGGACGGCGCCGTGACCGTCAACGGAACCGTCACCACCTATCCCGCCCAATCCTGTGGAGGCTGA
- a CDS encoding galactose-binding domain-containing protein, which yields MPTPRHIAGATAALLITTVLSPVAAQAALNSATPYPVFSGDANPVPDDRTGYHTRNQLQAIFDADVAAGAGSGTDNDFWIDRMLARTGNQPGGSNGDANQYLFSRGRALFMKTHQPGTLGFGGEVAYIESIAGGQGAYTITASVGGAEVALTEDATQRKQTPSYWRGVFTNSAAGLRVVQTKYITDANVAVTDLEVSSGNGTAKDVTLVATSPFARTVEGSDPELTGAVRAFNKLTDLFPRFSGDGFTPVDGRLRRTVSVPASGSVRAKVQLGFVAREVPASAEEYTRFRGRSPADAFREHVTAYNRWWAQNVPYLDTPEDNIDKTLFYRWWLMRYNFLDADLPGNDYQFPTSMEGVLGYNNAIVLTVGMFVDDLKYFRDPVYSYGPWISAGEVAKSGKYVDNPGDPANWSNSYTQYISEAAWRSYQLHGGPPAVARNLARYAEYDVEGLLDAYDFDGNDLIEYNWGAMTGNDADAVSFDWRSGYLDRTENAYLYSNAKAAAAAYRTAGDTAKAAEMDALAERIKAAVLEYLWEPARDTPDEMGHYGNLLKHRHVASGDLVPWKEINNYYPFTVGLMPNTAGYREALRLFADAAQYPIFPFTTANQADKAAAAAQGDPGSNNFSVINSTVTFRMLSSVLRNYPTGYIDAEWYKKLLYWNAWAHYQNNGDNRYPDQNEFWADGSAANQSIGYRSWIHHTILGATNFTVIEDAMGLRPRDDAKIELDPIDIGWDHFTANNVRYRDRDLTVVWDAPGGTDHYDSAPDGYSVYLDGQLAFTASGLGKVVYDPATGQVSAAPGITVANTAALAVKAPQEVAFAGDARISDVLAKAGVDPATNVAAGRPATATFSASGRGPAGAVDGTTINEPFWGTAGSSTGSDAITIDLQGSRRIDDVRVHFYKSSTTATVQGYEPPAQFLVEYDDGSGWRTVPGQSRLPAYPRGNLNQVRFPAVTAEKLRLTVQHAAGAKTGVKEIQAFDSGAGAPAPTAEPPLADAWVDSTYSQAGSVRLIGLAQDDGNPGTAPASAWSMVDGPDGGTVAFDPANTPGTVARFTVSGRYTLRLTVGESTKDVVVDAAALAEGEINVASTATPSASYTAGWNNVNAVNDGKPPLFAGGAQTDLWGTWTGNEPATRWLQYDFAAGVRVDRASIDFWSDSTTGGSGVSVPTSWKIQYWDGSAWQDVTGASGFDPAVRGRTNEVTFDPVTTTRLRATFNALPNTAGTAWSAVGVSEWRVYAAAASSIQGVDVRTPVGVVPALPATVEVTYADRTRLPVAVAWSAIEPAQVAEVGDFRVTGFVAGTTLTASAHVWVRGSDPVQINTVDPVAASTRVGMAPVLPSTVTVGYNDGSRQSGIGVTWAAIDPASYAAAGTFEVTGQVAGTDKPAVATVTVGAGGPDDTAPPVASFTADPADAWTSGNVKVTLTATDNRDSSPELEIAVGAGEWEDYGGPVTVTAEGETTVKGRATDDAGNVSAVTQRIVGIDRTKPTAAATFDSGARAVTITGSDALSGIGAVQYRLTVGGVVTQDWTVTNGAVPIGSAATTVGYRSVDRAGNTSDAGSIDVPAGQAPVNVARTGTASASYTPGWLTVDNLTDGVTPTGPSGPDTDVWNTWPQVGEQWIQLDWAAPVTVDRTRIWFTEDLDDTGAGVAPPSSWKLQYWDGAAFKDVLSPSAYGTSATGWNTVTFTKVTTTRLRALLTASGTEEGKGAPGVQEWEMYDVPAPVDPVFDVTVQAKAQCTGVNAYVSVNARNIDDQPLNIELITPYGTRTVVNVAPGKSAYQSFNTRQASVAAGTATVRVTGGADTVSLEAPYNAITCG from the coding sequence ATGCCGACACCCCGCCACATAGCCGGGGCGACCGCCGCCCTGCTCATCACGACCGTCCTGTCCCCGGTCGCCGCCCAGGCCGCCCTGAACAGCGCCACCCCGTACCCGGTCTTCTCCGGTGACGCGAACCCGGTGCCCGACGACCGCACCGGCTACCACACGCGCAACCAGCTCCAGGCGATCTTCGACGCCGACGTGGCCGCCGGCGCCGGCAGCGGCACCGACAACGACTTCTGGATCGACCGGATGCTGGCGCGCACCGGGAACCAGCCAGGCGGCTCCAACGGCGACGCCAACCAGTACCTGTTCAGCCGCGGCCGCGCCCTGTTCATGAAGACCCACCAGCCGGGCACGCTCGGGTTCGGCGGCGAGGTCGCCTACATCGAGTCGATCGCCGGTGGCCAGGGCGCCTACACGATCACCGCGTCGGTCGGCGGCGCCGAGGTGGCCCTCACCGAGGACGCCACCCAGCGGAAGCAGACGCCCAGCTACTGGCGGGGCGTGTTCACCAACAGCGCGGCCGGGCTGCGGGTGGTGCAGACCAAATACATCACCGACGCCAACGTCGCGGTCACCGACCTCGAGGTGAGCAGCGGCAACGGTACGGCCAAGGACGTCACCCTGGTCGCCACGTCACCGTTCGCCCGTACCGTCGAGGGGTCTGATCCTGAACTGACCGGCGCGGTGCGCGCCTTCAACAAGCTGACCGACCTGTTCCCGCGATTCTCCGGCGACGGGTTCACGCCGGTCGACGGCAGGCTGCGGCGGACCGTGAGCGTTCCGGCGTCCGGTTCGGTGCGGGCGAAGGTGCAGCTCGGGTTCGTGGCGCGGGAGGTTCCGGCGTCGGCGGAGGAGTACACCCGGTTCCGGGGGCGGAGCCCGGCGGACGCGTTCCGGGAGCACGTCACCGCCTACAACCGGTGGTGGGCGCAGAACGTGCCCTACCTGGACACGCCCGAGGACAACATCGACAAGACGCTGTTCTACCGCTGGTGGCTGATGCGGTACAACTTCCTCGACGCCGACCTGCCGGGCAACGACTACCAGTTCCCGACGTCGATGGAGGGCGTGCTCGGCTACAACAACGCGATCGTGCTGACCGTCGGCATGTTCGTCGACGACCTCAAGTACTTCCGCGATCCGGTCTACTCCTACGGGCCGTGGATCTCCGCGGGTGAGGTGGCCAAGAGCGGCAAGTACGTCGACAACCCGGGCGACCCGGCGAACTGGTCCAACAGCTACACCCAGTACATCTCCGAGGCGGCGTGGCGTTCCTACCAGCTGCACGGCGGGCCACCGGCGGTCGCCCGGAATCTCGCCAGGTACGCCGAGTACGACGTGGAGGGCCTGCTCGACGCCTACGACTTCGACGGCAACGACCTGATCGAGTACAACTGGGGCGCCATGACCGGCAACGACGCCGACGCGGTGTCGTTCGACTGGCGCTCCGGCTACCTGGACCGCACCGAGAACGCGTACCTGTACTCGAACGCGAAGGCCGCGGCCGCCGCCTACCGGACCGCCGGCGACACCGCCAAGGCCGCCGAGATGGACGCCCTCGCCGAGCGCATCAAGGCCGCCGTCCTGGAATACCTCTGGGAGCCGGCCCGGGACACGCCCGACGAGATGGGCCACTACGGCAACCTGCTCAAACACCGGCACGTGGCATCCGGTGACCTGGTGCCGTGGAAGGAGATCAACAACTACTACCCGTTCACGGTCGGGCTGATGCCGAACACCGCCGGGTACCGCGAGGCACTGCGGCTGTTCGCCGACGCCGCCCAGTACCCGATCTTCCCGTTCACCACGGCGAACCAGGCCGACAAGGCGGCCGCCGCGGCGCAGGGCGACCCGGGCAGCAACAACTTCTCGGTGATCAACTCGACGGTGACGTTCCGGATGCTGTCGTCGGTGCTGCGCAACTACCCGACCGGCTACATCGACGCCGAGTGGTACAAGAAGTTGCTCTACTGGAACGCCTGGGCGCACTACCAGAACAACGGCGACAACCGGTATCCGGACCAGAACGAGTTCTGGGCCGACGGGTCGGCCGCGAACCAGAGCATCGGCTACCGGTCCTGGATCCACCACACCATCCTGGGCGCCACCAACTTCACCGTCATCGAGGACGCCATGGGGCTGCGGCCCCGCGACGACGCGAAGATCGAACTGGACCCGATCGACATCGGCTGGGACCACTTCACCGCCAACAACGTCCGCTACCGCGACCGGGACCTGACCGTCGTCTGGGACGCGCCCGGCGGCACCGACCACTACGACTCGGCGCCGGATGGCTACTCGGTCTACCTCGACGGGCAGCTCGCGTTCACCGCCTCCGGCCTCGGGAAGGTCGTCTACGACCCGGCCACCGGGCAGGTGTCCGCGGCGCCCGGCATCACCGTGGCCAACACTGCGGCGCTCGCCGTGAAAGCGCCACAGGAGGTGGCCTTCGCGGGCGATGCCCGCATCAGCGACGTGCTGGCCAAGGCCGGCGTCGACCCGGCCACGAACGTCGCCGCGGGACGGCCGGCCACCGCCACCTTCTCGGCATCCGGCCGCGGACCCGCGGGCGCGGTCGACGGCACCACGATCAACGAGCCTTTCTGGGGTACGGCGGGATCGTCCACCGGCAGCGACGCGATCACGATCGACCTGCAAGGGTCGCGCCGGATCGACGACGTGCGGGTGCACTTCTACAAGTCGTCGACGACCGCCACCGTCCAGGGGTACGAGCCACCCGCACAGTTCCTCGTCGAGTACGACGACGGATCCGGATGGAGGACCGTTCCCGGCCAGTCGCGCCTCCCGGCGTACCCCCGGGGGAATCTGAATCAGGTCCGCTTCCCGGCGGTGACCGCGGAGAAGCTGCGGCTCACCGTGCAGCACGCGGCCGGCGCGAAGACCGGTGTCAAGGAGATCCAGGCCTTCGACAGCGGCGCCGGGGCACCCGCGCCGACCGCGGAGCCGCCGCTCGCGGACGCGTGGGTGGACTCCACCTACAGCCAGGCCGGATCGGTGCGCCTGATCGGCCTCGCCCAGGACGACGGGAACCCCGGCACCGCGCCGGCCTCGGCCTGGTCGATGGTGGACGGGCCGGACGGCGGCACGGTCGCCTTCGACCCGGCGAACACGCCCGGCACGGTCGCCCGGTTCACCGTCTCCGGGCGGTACACGCTGCGGCTCACCGTCGGCGAGTCGACCAAGGATGTCGTCGTCGACGCCGCCGCCCTGGCCGAAGGGGAGATCAACGTGGCGTCGACCGCAACTCCGTCGGCCAGCTACACGGCCGGGTGGAACAACGTGAACGCGGTCAACGACGGGAAACCGCCACTGTTCGCCGGTGGGGCGCAGACCGACCTGTGGGGCACCTGGACCGGGAACGAGCCGGCCACCCGCTGGTTGCAGTACGACTTCGCGGCCGGTGTCCGCGTCGACCGGGCGTCCATCGACTTCTGGTCGGACAGCACCACCGGCGGCAGCGGCGTGTCCGTGCCCACCTCCTGGAAGATCCAGTACTGGGACGGCAGCGCCTGGCAGGACGTCACCGGGGCGAGCGGTTTCGACCCGGCCGTTCGCGGGCGCACCAACGAGGTCACCTTCGACCCGGTGACCACCACCCGACTGCGGGCCACCTTCAACGCCCTGCCCAACACGGCCGGTACCGCCTGGTCGGCGGTCGGGGTGTCGGAATGGCGGGTGTACGCGGCCGCGGCATCGTCGATTCAGGGCGTCGACGTCCGTACCCCCGTGGGTGTCGTCCCTGCTCTTCCGGCGACCGTCGAGGTGACCTATGCCGACCGGACGCGCCTGCCCGTCGCCGTCGCCTGGAGCGCCATCGAACCCGCACAGGTGGCCGAGGTCGGTGACTTCCGGGTCACCGGATTCGTCGCCGGGACCACATTGACCGCTTCGGCCCATGTTTGGGTGCGCGGCAGCGATCCGGTGCAGATCAACACGGTCGACCCGGTGGCCGCGAGCACCCGCGTCGGTATGGCGCCGGTGCTGCCATCGACAGTCACGGTCGGTTACAACGACGGGTCGCGGCAGAGTGGCATCGGGGTCACCTGGGCGGCGATCGACCCGGCCTCCTACGCGGCGGCGGGCACCTTCGAGGTGACCGGTCAGGTGGCCGGAACCGACAAGCCCGCGGTCGCGACCGTCACCGTCGGAGCGGGTGGACCGGATGACACCGCGCCTCCGGTCGCTTCCTTCACGGCTGACCCGGCTGACGCCTGGACCAGCGGGAACGTCAAGGTCACCCTCACCGCCACGGACAACCGGGACTCGTCGCCGGAGCTGGAGATCGCGGTTGGGGCGGGGGAATGGGAGGACTACGGCGGGCCGGTCACGGTCACCGCCGAGGGCGAGACCACGGTGAAGGGGCGGGCCACCGACGACGCCGGCAACGTCTCGGCGGTCACCCAGCGGATCGTCGGCATCGACCGGACCAAACCGACCGCTGCGGCCACTTTCGACTCGGGGGCGCGTGCGGTGACGATCACCGGTTCGGATGCGCTGTCCGGGATCGGGGCGGTGCAGTACCGGCTCACGGTCGGTGGGGTCGTCACGCAGGACTGGACGGTGACGAACGGTGCCGTGCCGATCGGGTCGGCGGCCACCACGGTCGGCTACCGGTCGGTGGACCGGGCCGGGAACACCTCCGATGCCGGGAGCATCGACGTTCCGGCCGGTCAGGCGCCGGTCAATGTGGCCCGCACCGGGACGGCGTCGGCGTCCTACACACCGGGGTGGTTGACCGTCGACAACCTGACCGACGGGGTCACGCCTACCGGGCCGTCCGGGCCCGACACCGACGTGTGGAACACCTGGCCGCAGGTCGGGGAGCAGTGGATCCAGCTTGACTGGGCGGCGCCGGTGACCGTGGACCGCACCCGGATCTGGTTCACCGAGGACCTCGACGACACCGGTGCCGGGGTCGCCCCGCCGAGCTCGTGGAAGCTCCAGTACTGGGACGGGGCCGCGTTCAAGGACGTCCTCTCGCCCAGTGCCTACGGCACCTCGGCAACCGGATGGAACACGGTGACCTTCACGAAGGTGACCACCACCCGGTTGCGGGCACTGTTGACCGCCAGCGGTACCGAGGAGGGCAAGGGTGCACCGGGTGTCCAGGAGTGGGAGATGTACGACGTTCCCGCACCTGTCGATCCGGTGTTCGACGTGACGGTCCAGGCCAAGGCGCAGTGCACCGGCGTCAACGCGTATGTATCCGTCAACGCACGCAACATTGACGATCAACCACTCAACATTGAGCTGATCACGCCGTACGGGACACGGACGGTCGTCAACGTTGCGCCGGGCAAGTCCGCCTATCAATCCTTCAACACGCGGCAGGCGTCGGTCGCGGCCGGTACGGCCACCGTCCGGGTCACCGGCGGGGCGGACACCGTCTCCCTCGAAGCGCCCTACAACGCCATCACCTGTGGTTGA